One Bacteroidota bacterium genomic window carries:
- the porU gene encoding type IX secretion system sortase PorU produces the protein MNFRQTLFILLTVVSISVFGQQGFKAGSVLSTGKWYKVKISETGVYRISYSELKSIGFETPENIRIYAGNSRQLSEKVNDAFVDDLEELSIYSSNDTDFGSDDYYLFYAEGVKGMYYNATDQSFKQDVHDYALANYYFLTTSFGPGKRIETLSGAGLNPDFTQSTYDWIDFYEEEKINLINSGRLWFGDQIAGDNLTKQFVAKNYVSGHPVLVETMVAVRSEYSQTVEVYANGSFLSRMNFTPVNINDVEATYARSSATSTEFVSNSEQLNINFRFSASDPNSLSYVDYIRMHTRCQLIIEGDEFYFRDRETVGEGNITRFNLQNATSGHQVWDITSPTEIVKLNSTLNGTQLSLTAESSELREYLVVKNSGSFPSPIFADTKLQDVGWVANQNIHAMEMPAFLIVTHPAFLKQAEQLADIHRTKDEMSVEVVTTQQVYNEFSSGKPDAAAIRNLARMFYEKSTASDSLKYLLLFGDGSFDNRTLNGINPSYIPTFQSVSSLDPTSSYVADDFYAFLGPGEGGIVGKLDIGVGRFPVNSDGKDELEAQTLVNKIEEYYAAANMTDWLNRMLFLGDDGESGWDNIVFMSDSDGLAKIVEQEAPAVNIYKIYLDAYKQTSSSTGASYPEVELLLQDSFNKGMLIFNYMGHGGENGITQEQVLKKTDFENLKNAPYYPLFITATCQLSRYDNVSITAGTQYARRVSAGEAALLNPDGGAIALLTTTRLVYQSSNKLLSEALYRNVFRKDYQGNPYRLGDILRHSKNNTSASKENTLKFTLLGDPALRLMYGEHKVLVDSINGFSVNNFSDTVNALEEVFVSGRVTSDDSTLMNEFNGIVYINVFDKAYLVTTNGNDGIEKIDFSLQDRLLFRGKASVSNGKFRLNFKIPKDIVYNFGTGRLSFYAENGQLDAKGEYSDFIIGGTSDNPEIDMDGPEISLFMNDWAFVDGGVTDANPLLLASLYDQNGINTTGIGIGHDLVALLDEDYSRSYMLNDNFESELDDYQRGTVRYPLSDLDGGQHTISLKVWDIYNNSSYETLNFYVESSPNTIVNTLVNFPNPATMQTTFQYTHNKAGQEHRVNIDIYDISGRMVHQLQRNNNETGFVSEPITWNIKSNGINKIEPGVYPYKLRVSTSDGSEGIKTGSLIIIP, from the coding sequence ATGAATTTCAGACAAACGCTTTTTATACTGTTAACTGTTGTTTCCATTTCTGTTTTTGGGCAGCAAGGCTTTAAAGCCGGCTCGGTTTTATCAACCGGAAAGTGGTATAAGGTTAAAATCTCTGAGACGGGAGTATACAGGATTAGCTACAGCGAGCTAAAAAGTATAGGGTTCGAAACACCCGAAAATATAAGGATTTATGCAGGAAACAGCCGCCAATTGTCGGAAAAAGTAAACGATGCCTTTGTCGACGACCTCGAGGAACTATCCATTTATTCAAGTAACGATACCGATTTTGGGTCAGACGATTACTACCTATTTTATGCCGAAGGGGTTAAGGGTATGTATTACAATGCAACCGACCAAAGTTTTAAACAAGATGTGCACGATTATGCACTCGCGAATTATTATTTTCTCACTACCTCATTCGGCCCTGGAAAGCGCATTGAGACTTTAAGCGGTGCTGGTTTGAATCCTGACTTTACTCAATCGACTTACGATTGGATAGATTTTTATGAAGAAGAAAAAATTAACCTGATTAATTCAGGAAGATTATGGTTTGGCGATCAAATTGCAGGCGATAACCTAACGAAACAATTCGTAGCAAAAAACTATGTGTCCGGGCACCCGGTTCTGGTTGAAACCATGGTGGCGGTGAGGTCTGAATATTCACAAACAGTTGAAGTTTATGCTAACGGGAGTTTTCTTTCACGAATGAACTTTACCCCTGTAAATATTAACGATGTCGAAGCTACCTATGCCCGTTCCAGTGCAACATCAACAGAGTTTGTTTCCAATTCTGAACAATTGAACATAAACTTTCGGTTTAGCGCAAGCGATCCGAATTCCTTGTCTTATGTCGATTATATAAGAATGCATACCCGTTGCCAGCTTATTATTGAGGGTGATGAATTTTATTTTCGCGACAGAGAAACGGTTGGAGAGGGAAACATAACCAGATTCAACCTGCAGAATGCCACTTCTGGCCACCAGGTTTGGGACATTACAAGTCCGACCGAAATTGTAAAACTCAATTCTACTTTGAATGGAACGCAATTGAGCTTGACAGCCGAAAGTTCGGAATTACGTGAGTACCTCGTTGTAAAAAACTCCGGAAGTTTTCCTTCGCCCATATTTGCCGATACAAAGCTTCAGGATGTAGGTTGGGTAGCTAACCAAAACATACATGCCATGGAAATGCCAGCTTTTTTAATTGTCACTCACCCGGCATTTCTAAAACAGGCTGAACAGCTTGCTGATATCCATCGAACCAAAGACGAAATGAGTGTAGAAGTAGTTACAACCCAGCAGGTTTATAACGAATTTTCTTCTGGCAAACCCGATGCAGCCGCTATACGCAATCTTGCGAGAATGTTCTACGAAAAATCCACAGCCTCCGATTCCCTCAAATACCTTTTATTATTTGGCGATGGGTCTTTTGATAACCGCACACTTAACGGCATCAATCCCAGTTACATACCTACTTTTCAATCGGTAAGTTCTCTTGATCCAACAAGCAGTTATGTAGCCGACGATTTTTATGCATTTCTGGGCCCTGGAGAAGGAGGTATTGTCGGAAAATTGGATATTGGTGTTGGGCGGTTTCCGGTGAACTCCGATGGTAAAGATGAATTGGAGGCCCAGACATTGGTTAACAAAATAGAAGAGTATTATGCCGCGGCTAATATGACCGATTGGCTGAACCGCATGTTGTTTCTGGGCGACGATGGTGAAAGCGGTTGGGATAACATTGTTTTTATGAGCGATTCGGATGGCTTGGCTAAAATAGTGGAGCAGGAAGCCCCGGCTGTGAATATTTATAAAATCTACCTCGACGCCTACAAGCAAACCAGTTCCTCCACCGGTGCCTCTTACCCTGAGGTCGAACTGCTTTTGCAGGATTCGTTTAACAAGGGCATGCTCATATTTAATTATATGGGTCATGGAGGAGAAAATGGGATTACCCAGGAACAGGTGCTTAAAAAAACGGATTTTGAAAACCTTAAAAATGCACCTTACTACCCCTTGTTTATTACGGCTACCTGCCAACTAAGTCGATACGACAATGTGAGTATTACCGCCGGAACGCAATATGCCCGAAGGGTTTCTGCTGGTGAAGCTGCTTTGCTAAATCCTGATGGAGGTGCTATCGCTTTGCTTACAACAACGCGTTTGGTTTATCAATCCAGTAACAAATTGTTAAGCGAAGCCTTATATCGCAATGTATTTCGTAAAGATTACCAGGGAAATCCTTACCGTCTCGGCGATATTCTGAGGCATTCGAAAAACAATACAAGTGCTTCAAAAGAAAATACATTAAAGTTTACACTTCTGGGCGACCCAGCCTTGCGCCTGATGTATGGCGAACATAAAGTGCTTGTCGATTCCATAAATGGATTTTCAGTAAATAATTTCTCTGATACAGTCAATGCCCTCGAAGAAGTCTTTGTTTCGGGGCGAGTAACTTCCGACGATAGTACACTTATGAATGAATTTAACGGGATTGTTTACATCAATGTTTTCGATAAGGCCTATTTGGTTACTACCAACGGAAACGATGGCATTGAGAAAATTGATTTCAGTTTGCAGGACAGGCTTCTTTTTAGAGGAAAAGCTTCGGTTAGCAATGGTAAGTTTCGTTTAAACTTTAAAATTCCCAAAGACATCGTTTATAATTTTGGCACCGGAAGGCTCTCATTTTATGCCGAAAATGGGCAACTCGATGCAAAAGGCGAATATTCTGATTTTATCATTGGAGGAACTTCTGATAATCCCGAAATAGATATGGATGGCCCGGAGATAAGTTTATTCATGAACGATTGGGCTTTTGTGGATGGAGGTGTAACCGATGCAAATCCGTTACTGCTTGCCAGTTTGTACGACCAGAATGGTATTAATACCACCGGCATAGGAATAGGACACGACCTCGTGGCTCTGCTCGACGAAGACTACTCGCGAAGTTATATGCTCAACGATAATTTCGAAAGTGAACTTGACGACTACCAGCGTGGTACTGTTCGTTACCCGCTTTCCGATCTGGATGGTGGACAACATACCATTAGCCTGAAAGTTTGGGATATTTATAACAATTCGTCCTACGAAACCTTGAACTTTTATGTGGAATCCTCACCCAATACAATAGTTAACACCCTGGTGAACTTTCCAAATCCGGCTACCATGCAGACAACATTTCAGTATACCCACAACAAAGCCGGTCAAGAACATCGTGTTAACATTGATATTTATGATATCAGTGGAAGAATGGTGCATCAGTTGCAACGAAACAATAACGAAACCGGATTTGTTTCCGAACCCATTACCTGGAACATAAAGAGTAACGGGATCAATAAAATAGAACCGGGGGTTTATCCTTACAAGTTGAGGGTGAGCACCTCCGATGGCTCGGAAGGGATTAAAACCGGAAGCTTAATAATAATTCCCTGA
- a CDS encoding PorP/SprF family type IX secretion system membrane protein, whose amino-acid sequence MISIKWLLLAILFFVPGNSKLLAQNYFVSNLYHNLVFSNPAYALYTDFSTVHLNYRNQWPSSTQYTSYGAAGFYVVENLNSSFGAIVNYDNEYQGTFTRTAIGGNYAYKMQTGHRSHLLFGLQAYYNLASANYSRLVFENPAAAVPANQQSSYTSISSGIGLLLNEEHFIGFSVLNLLPTATNLSEEIRLQVSYRGLIQPRGYYNDLQYEPLVNISSNLIKTEAYYGMSVVYSGLKGGLILRQNMFRLNTLIILLGISFENYDIVYTNDINLSGVVSVNPKMAAHEVTFLAKFKYKARSKRKGAIKCPDI is encoded by the coding sequence ATGATTAGCATAAAGTGGCTTCTACTTGCAATTCTTTTTTTTGTTCCAGGCAACAGCAAACTCCTGGCGCAAAACTATTTTGTATCCAATCTATACCACAACCTGGTTTTTTCCAACCCGGCTTATGCCCTTTATACCGATTTTTCTACGGTGCATCTGAATTACCGCAACCAATGGCCCTCGAGCACGCAGTACACCAGCTACGGTGCTGCCGGCTTTTATGTGGTTGAAAATCTCAACAGCAGCTTTGGTGCCATAGTAAATTACGACAACGAATACCAGGGTACATTTACCCGAACTGCCATTGGAGGTAACTATGCCTACAAAATGCAAACAGGACACCGGAGCCATTTGCTATTCGGCCTCCAGGCCTATTATAACCTGGCTTCAGCGAATTACTCACGTCTGGTATTTGAAAACCCTGCTGCAGCAGTGCCAGCAAACCAACAGAGTAGTTATACCTCAATTTCAAGTGGAATTGGCCTGTTACTCAACGAAGAACATTTTATAGGCTTTTCCGTTCTCAATTTATTACCCACCGCAACTAATTTATCCGAAGAAATCCGCTTGCAGGTAAGCTATCGGGGATTAATACAACCTCGGGGATATTACAACGACTTACAGTATGAACCCCTTGTGAATATTAGTTCCAATTTAATCAAAACCGAAGCTTATTACGGCATGTCGGTAGTTTATTCCGGCTTAAAAGGCGGATTAATCCTTCGCCAAAATATGTTTCGCCTGAATACGTTAATAATTTTGTTAGGAATTTCTTTTGAAAACTACGATATTGTTTACACCAATGATATAAATTTGTCTGGAGTGGTTTCTGTCAACCCAAAAATGGCAGCACATGAAGTAACTTTTTTAGCGAAATTTAAGTATAAAGCAAGAAGTAAACGAAAGGGGGCAATAAAATGCCCGGACATATAG
- a CDS encoding SUMF1/EgtB/PvdO family nonheme iron enzyme: MKFKLSAFAIVAILAAILTSCGGGKGKGVSSTTNWEYNDPDNGGFEVISAIEQETGPGLVLIQGGNFTMGRVEQDVMYEWNNSPRRVTVSSFYLDETEVRNVDYREYLHWISRVFVDYPQVYRNALPDSLVWRRAMAYNEPYVQYYFRHPSYNEYPVVGVSWLQATDYCAWRTDRVNEMILIREGILEADPNQINEENYNTEAYLAGQYEGVVRQNRPSLDPNKDSRRVMLEDGILLPKYRLPSEAEWEFAALALIGNSYEERVYERRIYPWNGHHLRQDMKDNRGEMRANYVRGRGDMMGVAGDLNDNASIPGPVNSYWPNDYGLYNMAGNVNEWVQDVYRPQTFEEFDEFNPFRGNVFTQLKRDEEGNIAEKDSLGRLQYVEVPEEEAINRWNYKKADYRNYRDGDHESSIIEGGDWYAGAKEQQRGSSRMYKLAPGDEGSLISDNTRVYKGGSWRDRAYWLSPGARRYLDEKSSRDDLGFRCAMIRVGSPAGQK; encoded by the coding sequence ATGAAATTTAAGCTGTCTGCTTTTGCAATTGTTGCTATCCTGGCTGCGATTCTCACCTCATGTGGTGGTGGTAAAGGTAAAGGAGTTTCTTCTACCACTAACTGGGAATATAACGATCCGGACAATGGTGGTTTCGAAGTCATTAGTGCCATTGAGCAAGAAACAGGTCCGGGACTTGTTTTAATTCAGGGTGGTAACTTTACCATGGGACGTGTCGAACAAGATGTAATGTACGAATGGAACAACTCACCCCGTCGGGTAACTGTTTCTTCCTTTTACCTCGATGAAACAGAAGTACGCAACGTCGATTACCGTGAATACCTGCATTGGATTTCACGTGTTTTTGTCGATTACCCGCAGGTTTACCGCAATGCGTTGCCAGATTCACTGGTTTGGCGCAGAGCGATGGCTTACAACGAACCTTATGTTCAGTACTACTTCCGTCACCCCTCTTACAACGAGTATCCTGTTGTGGGAGTTAGCTGGCTTCAGGCTACCGACTATTGCGCCTGGCGTACCGACCGTGTAAATGAAATGATATTAATCCGTGAAGGAATTCTCGAAGCAGATCCTAACCAGATAAACGAAGAAAACTACAATACAGAAGCTTATCTTGCCGGACAATACGAAGGCGTTGTGCGTCAGAACCGTCCAAGTCTTGACCCCAATAAAGACTCCAGACGGGTTATGCTTGAAGACGGCATTCTTTTACCTAAATACCGCCTCCCCTCCGAAGCTGAATGGGAATTTGCTGCCCTTGCTCTTATTGGCAATTCCTACGAAGAAAGAGTATACGAACGTCGTATTTATCCATGGAATGGTCACCATTTAAGGCAGGATATGAAAGACAATCGTGGTGAAATGCGCGCCAATTATGTTCGCGGACGTGGTGATATGATGGGTGTTGCCGGCGATTTGAATGACAATGCTTCTATCCCTGGTCCGGTTAATTCATACTGGCCAAACGATTATGGCCTTTACAACATGGCTGGTAATGTGAATGAATGGGTTCAGGATGTATACCGACCACAGACTTTCGAAGAGTTTGATGAGTTTAACCCCTTCCGTGGAAACGTATTTACTCAACTAAAACGCGACGAAGAAGGCAATATAGCCGAGAAAGACAGCCTTGGCCGTTTGCAATACGTCGAAGTTCCTGAAGAAGAAGCCATTAACCGTTGGAACTACAAAAAAGCCGATTACCGTAACTACCGCGATGGCGATCATGAATCAAGCATCATTGAAGGTGGAGACTGGTATGCAGGAGCCAAAGAGCAACAAAGAGGTTCCAGCCGTATGTATAAACTAGCACCCGGCGACGAAGGTTCGCTTATTTCCGACAATACCCGTGTATACAAAGGCGGATCGTGGAGAGACAGAGCCTATTGGTTAAGCCCAGGAGCACGCCGCTATTTAGATGAGAAATCATCTCGCGACGACTTAGGATTCCGCTGTGCAATGATTCGGGTAGGTAGCCCTGCAGGACAAAAATAA
- a CDS encoding UDP-N-acetylmuramoyl-tripeptide--D-alanyl-D-alanine ligase has protein sequence MIELLHKKLEEADYKVCTDSRNITPGSLFFALKGEHFDGNQYAQDALQKGALAVVIDNPACHKDGCILVSNSLTALQELARTYRQKQLFKTLALTGSNGKTTTKELIRAVLEKKFKCHVTKGNLNNHIGVPLTILSAPKDTEILVTEMGANHIEEIEQLCQIALPDMGLITNIGKAHLEGFGGVEGVIRAKSELYQFLMQRKGTIFLHETDTLLKSLIKDYANVVSYGNSESACYLKQILAREGLSIVLSVNGEDYTLHTNLFGNYNVSNLLAALRIGLYFDIPVEDCLEALTLYKPENNRSQFIQTGKGNSLIVDCYNANPSSMQAALGSFQNHPSTHKILILGSMKELGESSEHEHLALLNQARLIDAVECLLVGEEFSMLNLNKEKYFADTPSLINYIKKSQIENNLILIKGSRANQLERIIEFL, from the coding sequence ATGATTGAATTACTCCACAAAAAACTTGAAGAGGCAGACTATAAGGTTTGCACCGATTCTCGCAATATTACCCCCGGTTCGCTCTTCTTTGCTCTAAAGGGAGAACATTTCGACGGGAACCAATATGCACAAGATGCCTTGCAAAAAGGAGCTCTGGCGGTTGTAATTGACAATCCGGCATGCCATAAGGATGGTTGCATCCTTGTAAGCAATTCGCTGACTGCCTTGCAGGAACTTGCAAGAACCTATAGACAGAAACAACTTTTTAAAACTCTTGCACTTACCGGATCAAATGGAAAAACAACCACCAAGGAGTTAATTCGTGCGGTGTTAGAAAAAAAATTCAAGTGCCATGTGACGAAAGGAAATCTGAATAATCATATTGGTGTTCCTCTTACGATTCTATCGGCTCCGAAGGATACTGAAATTCTGGTAACCGAGATGGGAGCCAATCATATCGAAGAGATTGAACAACTATGCCAGATTGCACTGCCTGATATGGGGCTGATTACCAATATAGGGAAGGCACATCTCGAAGGTTTTGGCGGAGTCGAGGGCGTAATCAGGGCTAAATCTGAACTTTACCAATTCCTGATGCAAAGGAAGGGTACCATTTTTCTGCACGAAACCGATACACTTCTTAAAAGCCTGATAAAAGACTATGCAAATGTTGTTTCGTATGGCAATTCTGAATCGGCCTGTTACCTAAAACAAATCCTTGCCCGTGAAGGACTATCCATTGTTTTATCGGTCAATGGCGAAGACTACACGCTCCATACAAATTTGTTTGGCAATTACAATGTGTCCAACCTACTGGCAGCCTTGCGTATTGGTCTCTACTTCGATATACCGGTTGAGGATTGTCTTGAGGCGCTTACACTATACAAGCCTGAGAACAACCGCTCACAGTTTATACAAACCGGCAAAGGCAACAGCCTGATTGTCGATTGCTACAATGCCAATCCGAGCAGCATGCAAGCAGCGCTAGGAAGTTTCCAGAACCACCCATCAACTCACAAGATTCTGATCTTAGGCAGCATGAAAGAGCTGGGCGAGAGCTCCGAACATGAACATCTGGCTCTTCTGAATCAGGCAAGGCTTATCGATGCCGTTGAATGTTTGCTGGTAGGTGAAGAGTTTTCGATGCTTAATTTGAACAAAGAAAAATATTTTGCAGATACCCCAAGCCTAATTAATTACATTAAAAAAAGCCAGATAGAAAACAATTTGATTTTAATAAAAGGATCGAGGGCAAATCAATTGGAGCGGATAATTGAGTTTTTGTGA
- a CDS encoding response regulator, producing MTFLSLNMLTALNNVKFDWTGFTFLIADDDVYSHLLLEKSFKNTGAHLLHAYNGLEAIHLVKNHTISLALIDIVMPMANGYDVANSLFDSQPQTIAMAYTADVMRMDQEYCRKIGFHKCLIKPMLPVRLFKEIDDALKIMTPHKNSIIRSN from the coding sequence ATGACTTTTTTGTCGCTTAATATGCTTACAGCTTTGAACAACGTTAAGTTTGATTGGACAGGGTTCACTTTTTTAATTGCAGACGACGATGTGTATAGCCATCTTCTTCTGGAGAAATCATTTAAAAATACCGGAGCACACCTTCTTCATGCCTACAATGGTCTGGAAGCCATTCACCTTGTAAAAAATCATACTATTTCTCTGGCACTTATCGATATTGTGATGCCTATGGCCAATGGATACGACGTGGCTAACAGTTTATTCGATTCACAACCTCAAACAATTGCGATGGCATACACTGCCGACGTCATGCGCATGGATCAGGAATATTGCCGTAAAATCGGTTTTCATAAATGCCTCATCAAACCTATGCTACCGGTTCGTTTGTTTAAAGAAATTGATGATGCACTCAAAATAATGACCCCTCACAAAAACTCAATTATCCGCTCCAATTGA